A DNA window from Branchiostoma lanceolatum isolate klBraLanc5 chromosome 17, klBraLanc5.hap2, whole genome shotgun sequence contains the following coding sequences:
- the LOC136422833 gene encoding ficolin-2-like — MDVRQPGRAVLLVFAALLVISRPPPVGAAPALDPQKELRVLNNLIGKVEKTMSVVGRGTKTLDKILTDMESRFDALLQNVTRLEQQRDGLMELSDSCGLNDAPLAGDGSTAAREADDEGVTAGPATTAEAPRVKDCEELLPYGLTQSGVYTIYVDNRPVRVFCRLEDGVDAWTVIQRRQDGSVNFNRSWADYKTGFGDPAVEYWLGNEVIHQITNSGDYYTLYIYMEDWDPEDGDAPRHIQFDEFYLDSAATGYTLRLNLLRGGNIQNAMYYNTGQPFTTYDRDNGGYGANCAKRYGGGWWYYGHACVYANLNGNYVQGGHTQNGVGLVWLYWRSPDWYSAKVTEMRIMKRDASIPVRQP; from the exons ATGGATGTACGGCAACCCGGAAGGGCCGTCCTTCTGGTGTTCGCGGCTCTTCTCGTGATCTCTCGGCCGCCCCCGGTCGGTGCCGCTCCTGCTCTGGACCCACAGAAGGAGCTTCGTGTCCTGAACA ATCTGATAGGAAAGGTGGAAAAGACCATGTCCGTGGTGGGGCGGGGAACCAAAACACTGGACAAGATACTGACTGATATGGAATCGAGGTTCGATGCGCTACTCC aaaacGTGACACGTCTTGAGCAGCAGCGCGATGGGCTGATGGAACTGTCCGACAGTTGTGGACTTAACGACGCGCCCCTTGCGGGGGATGGTAGCACTGCAGCAAGAGAAGCAGACGACGAAGGGGTAACAGCAGGGCCAGCCACGACAGCGGAAGCACCACGTGTCAAAG ACTGTGAAGAGTTGCTGCCCTATGGGTTGACACAAAGCGGTGTGTACACCATCTATGTCGACAACCGGCCAGTGAGGGTCTTCTGTCGCCTCGAGGACGGGGTGGATGCCTGGACCGTCATCCAGCGGCGCCAGGACGGGTCCGTCAACTTCAACCGCTCCTGGGCAGACTACAAGACTGGGTTCGGGGACCCCGCGGTGGAATACTGGCTGGGGAACGAGGTCATCCACCAGATCACGAACAGCGGGGACTACTACACGCTGTACATTTACATGGAGGACTGGGATCCGGAGGATGGGGATGCTCCCCGCCACATTCAGTTCGATGAGTTCTACCTGGACAGCGCGGCGACCGGCTACACGCTGCGGCTGAACCTCCTCCGTGGCGGAAACATCCAGAACGCGATGTACTACAACACCGGACAACCCTTCACCACGTACGACCGAGATAATGGCGGATATGGAGCCAACTGCGCCAAG AGGTACGGTGGAGGGTGGTGGTACTACGGCCACGCCTGTGTGTACGCCAACCTGAATGGGAACTACGTGCAGGGCGGACACACCCAGAACGGGGTCGGGCTGGTGTGGCTCTACTGGCGCTCCCCTGACTGGTACTCCGCTAAGGTCACCGAGATGAGGATCATGAAGCGCGATGCCAGCATCCCTGTGCGCCAGCCTTAG
- the LOC136422573 gene encoding DNA polymerase alpha catalytic subunit-like, with translation MADDDQQPVTESLATTRSRRTRKDKTGRLAALERLKKVKKGEKVKYEVDELENVYEEVNEDEYSDVVRNRQEDDWIIDDDGSGYVEDGREIFDDDIAGGSDAPAGRDKKKAGPGQKKSAKPMVKKPVIKPNNSIMSMFQSSAAKKSKSEKDVKLDEDELLGDILQEMHAETRSGGPAPKRMKPASMRPSGAAPVNPFAAKTTPKRPQATRTRVPTTNLSYTLSSPSTAKPRSKPQADDIQTTPPSRSARPPTTFRPPSAGGKKKAAVKVKEEPQEEEEMEVEEAQDEGGNDIPDNADVDFGDIDFNDDDFDGQMSEEVAEVKQEAQDQVKVKSEPKELPKVKQEKKPFEDQVTSGSGWETIKGGVESAEVVVTDVKVDSSSLPLVTNQDGESVLRFYWIDAYEDQYRQPGVVYMFGKVWIESARAHVSCCVVVRNVERSIFLLPRETRLFKNGDDTGVSVSIMDVYQEFDEKISSKHKIMKFNSRKVTKQYAFEKLEVPVESDYLEVRYSSDLPALPGDLKGETFSHVFGTNTSSTELFLMERRIKGPCWLDVKLPQKPNQPISWCKVEAFATKAAHVSVTTESNTPPPMVVMSLSLQTLLNPKTHQNEVVAVAALVHTRFHIDKAPPKPAFQDNFCAISKPNDCVFPYDFKDAIRKKGARVEVMPTERALLGYFLAKIHKLDPDIIIGHDIYGFDLDVLLHRINSCKIPHWSRIGRLKRQVFPKLSSGGGRSSFVEKSAACGRLICDVKISSKELIRLKSYDLTELTKQILHQDRQVVPQEEVKNMFSTSQKLLYLIETTWVDASLTLNIMCELNVLPLALQITNICGNLLGRTLMGGRSERNEYLLLHAFQEKGFIVPDKTYGKKQAAAHPVDADADDDDQAKPTSKKGRRKPAYAGGLVLEPKKGFYDKYILLLDFNSLYPSIIQEYNICFTTISREVPQSQGGGAEEEQLPDLPDADLGPGVLPTEIRKLVERRRQVKALMKDPDLNPDLKLQYNIRQQALKLTANSMYGCLGFTYSRFYAKPLAALVTSKGREILLKTKDLVQKMNLDVIYGDTDSIMINTNSTNWDDVFKLGNKVKSEVNKLYRLLELDIDGVFKSMLLLKKKKYAALTISKNPDGTFSTGQELKGLDIVRRDWCNLAKEAGNYVIGQILSDQQRDKIVENIHEKLTEVGEKVKSGEIPVQMYEINKALTKNPQDYPDKKTLPHVQVAMWMNSHSEGKKVGAGDTISYIICEDGSRLPATQRAYAADRLAKDENLKIDTQYYLSQQVHPVVSRLCDPIDGTDAGIIAECLGLDPSGYRQAQRYRDDESEALLGGNAAMTDDEKFKDVERFKFNCPKPECGKENIWDGVFVANSPVPEFTLSQCANSQCDMAPTQYLTMLKNKLTLATRRHIKMYYEGWLKCDDPSCASRTRRVPMNPQRNGAVCPTCNKGILQQEYTDSQLYTQLLFYQHIFDLDKAIDKLPEKQRAGPRGTKKDYIKDYHFLKTVADKRLKYNGYSEVNLNKLFEGLYVLK, from the exons ATGGCGGACGACGACCAACAACCGGTGACAG AATCCCTTGCAACGACAAGGTCCCGTCGAACGCGAAAAGACAAAACTGGACGCCTTGCTGCTCTGGAGAGACTGAAGAAAGTAAAGAAGGGAGAAAAAGTCAAATATGAG GTGGATGAACTAGAGAATGTTTATGAGGAGGTAAATGAAGACGAGTATTCAGACGTTGTCAGGAATAGACAAGAAGATGATTGGATTATAGACGATG ATGGCAGTGGTTATGTTGAGGATGGGAGGGAGATCTTTGATGACGACATCGCTGGAGGAAGTGATGCACCAGCAGGGAGGG ACAAGAAGAAAGCTGGACCAGGACAAAAGAAATCTGCCAAACCT ATGGTGAAGAAGCCAGTCATCAAGCCCAACAACAGCATCATGTCCATGTTCCAGTCAAGTGCTGCCAAGAAATCCAAGAGCGAG AAGGATGTGAAACTGGATGAAGATGAGCTGTTAGGAGACATCTTACAGGAGATGCACGCTGAG ACAAGATCAGGAGGACCAGCCCCAAAGAGAATGAAGCCAGCTTCAATGAG GCCTAGTGGTGCTGCCCCAGTTAACCCTTTTGCAGCAAAAACAACGCCCAAGAGACCACAG GCCACGAGAACTCGAGTCCCCACCACAAACCTCAGCTACACATTATCCTCACCGAGCACTGCGAAGCCTCGCTCCAAACCACAAGCCGATGACATCCAGACCACACCCCCCTCCCGCTCGGCACGACCTCCCACGACCTTCAGACCTCCCTCAGCTGGAGGTAAGAAAAAGGCGGCGGTTAAGGTGAAGGAGGAGccacaggaggaggaggagatggaggTAGAGGAAGCTCAGGATGAAGGAGGAAATGACATTCCAG ACAATGCAGATGTGGACTTTGGAGACATTGACTTCAACGATGACGACTTTGATGGACAGATGTCAGAGGAAGTAGCCGAGGTCAAACAGGAGGCTCAAGATCAGGTCAAGGTCAAATCTGAACCCAAGGAGCTTCCCAAGGTCAAGCAGGAGAAGAAACCCTT tgaAGACCAGGTGACCTCGGGTAGCGGCTGGGAGACCATTAAAGGTGGGGTGGAGTCGGCAGAGGTGGTGGTGACGGACGTGAAAGTGGACTCCTCCTCCCTCCCGCTGGTGACCAATCAGGACGGAGAAAGTGTGCTGAGGTTCTACTGGATCGACGCCTACGAGGATCAGTACAGGCAGCCTG gtgtGGTGTACATGTTTGGCAAGGTGTGGATCGAGTCGGCACGTGCCCATGTCAGCTGCTGTGTCGTCGTTAGGAACGTCGAGAGGTCCATCTTCCTCCTGCCTCGAGAAACG AGGTTGTTCAAGAATGGAGATGACACTGGGGTATCGGTCAGCATCATGGATGTTTATCAAGAGTTTGATGAGAAAATATCTTCAAAACACAAGATCATGAAGTTCAACTCAAGG AAAGTGACGAAGCAGTACGCGTTTGAAAAGCTGGAGGTTCCGGTGGAGTCCGACTATCTGGAAGTCCGATATTCC AGTGATCTGCCAGCTCTACCAGGGGATCTGAAGGGAGAAACCTTCAGCCATGTGTTTGGGACAAACACTTCAAG CACTGAACTGTTTTTGATGGAGAGGAGAATCAAAGGCCCCTGTTGGCTGGATGTCAAACTACCTC AAAAGCCGAACCAGCCAATCTCCTGGTGTAAAGTGGAGGCCTTTGCGACCAAGGCTGCGCATGTGTCAGTTACGACAGAAAGCAACACTCCACCACCAATG GTTGTGATGAGCCTCAGTCTGCAGACCCTCCTGAACCCAAAGACGCACCAGAACGAGGTGGTTGCCGTGGCGGCGCTCGTCCACACCCGTTTCCATATCGACAAGGCCCCGCCCAAACCAGCCTTCCAGGACAACTTCTGTG CCATCAGCAAACCCAATGACTGTGTCTTCCCATATGATTTCAAAGATGCCATCAGAAAGAAA GGTGCCCGAGTGGAGGTGATGCCCACAGAGCGAGCTCTCCTGGGATATTTCCTGGCTAAAATACACAAACTGGACCCAGACATCATCATA GGTCATGACATTTATggttttgacctggatgtgctgctCCATCGGATCAACTCCTGTAAAATACCCCACTGGTCCCGCATAGGCAGGCTCAAGAGACAGGTCTTCCCCAAACTCTCG TCCGGTGGAGGTAGAAGTAGTTTCGTGGAGAAGAGTGCGGCGTGCGGTCGGCTGATTTGCGACGTAAAGATCTCGTCCAAGGAGCTGATCCGCCTGAAGAGTTACGACCTGACGGAGCTGACCAAACAAATCCTGCACCAGGACAGACAGGTGGTGCCGCAGGAGGAGGTCAAGAACATGTTCAG CACGTCCCAGAAGCTGCTGTACCTGATAGAGACGACGTGGGTGGACGCCAGCCTGACCCTGAACATCATGTGTGAGCTCAACGTGCTGCCGCTCGCACTACAGATCACCAACATCTGCGGAAACCTGCTG GGTCGTACATTGATGGGAGGACGTTCAGAGAGGAACGAGTACCTCCTGCTGCATGCCTTCCAGGAGAAAGGCTTCATCGTACCAGACAAGACTTATGGAAAGAAGCAAGCAGCAGCACACCCGGTGGATGCAGATGCAGATGATGATGACCAGGCAAAGCCAACCAGCAAGAAGGGCAGGAGGAAGCCAGCTTATGCTGGGGGGCTGGTGTTAGAGCCCAAGAAAG gTTTCTATGACAAGTACATCTTACTGTTGGACTTCAACAGCCTGTACCCCTCCATTATTCAAGAATACAACATCTGTTTCACCACAATCAGCAGGGAGGTTCCTCAGTCACAG GGAGGAGGAGCTGAAGAGGAGCAGCTCCCTGACCTTCCTGACGCCGACCTTGGACCCGGGGTGCTGCCGACGGAGATCCGCAAACTGGTGGAGCGGAGACGGCAGGTCAAAGCGCTGATGAAAGACCCCGACCTGAACCCTGACCTCAAGCTCCAG TACAACATCCGTCAGCAGGCCCTGAAGCTGACAGCCAACAGCATGTATGGCTGCCTGGGGTTCACATACTCCAGGTTCTACGCCAAACCGCTGGCTGCACTGGTCACCAGCAAGGGCAGGGAGATCCTACTCAAGACTAAGGACCTGGTGCAGAAG ATGAACCTGGATGTGATCTATGGCGACACTGACTCCATCATGATCAACACCAACAGCACCAACTGGGACGACGTCTTCAAACTGGGCAACAAG GTAAAGAGTGAGGTTAACAAGCTGTACCGGCTGCTGGAGCTGGACATTGACGGAGTCTTCAAGTCCATGCTGCTGctcaagaagaagaaatatgCCGCCCTGACCATCAGCAAGAACCCTGATG GTACCTTCAGCACAGGGCAGGAGTTGAAAGGACTGGACATCGTGAGGAGAGACTGGTGTAACCTGGCCAAGGAGGCAGGGAA CTATGTTATTGGGCAGATCCTGTCTGACCAGCAACGAGACAAAATCGTGGAGAACATCCACGAAAAACTGACAGAGGTTGGAGAGAAGGTGAAGAGTGGAGAGATTCCTGTGCAGATGTATGAGATCAACAAG GCACTGACAAAGAATCCCCAGGACTACCCCGACAAGAAGACCCTGCCCCACGTGCAGGTGGCCATGTGGATGAACTCCCACAGTGAGGGGAAGAAAGTCGGTGCAGGCGACACCATCTCCTACATTATCTGTGAG GACGGTTCTCGACTACCTGCCACTCAGCGGGCTTACGCGGCCGACAGACTGGCTAAAGACGAAAACTTAAAGATAG ACACGCAGTACTACCTGTCCCAGCAGGTTCACCCCGTGGTGTCCCGTCTGTGTGACCCCATCGACGGGACAGACGCTGGCATCATAGCTGAGTGTCTAG GTCTGGACCCGTCTGGCTACAGACAGGCCCAGCGTTACCGTGACGATGAGAGTGAGGCTCTGCTAGGAGGAAACGCAGCGATGACAGATGACGAGAAATTCAAAGACGTTGAAAG GTTCAAGTTCAACTGCCCCAAACCTGAGTGTGGCAAGGAAAACATCTGGGATGGAGTCTTTGTGGCAAAT AGCCCAGTCCCAGAGTTCACTCTCTCCCAGTGTGCCAACAGTCAGTGTGACATGGCCCCTACTCAGTACCTCACCATGCTGAAAAACAAGCTCACCCTGGCCACCAGGAGGCACATCAAGATGTACTATGAG GGTTGGCTGAAGTGCGACGACCCGTCCTGTGCTTCTCGTACGCGCCGAGTACCCATGAACCCCCAGCGTAACGGCGCCGTTTGTCCGACCTGCAACAAGGGCATCCTCCAGCAGGAG TACACAGACTCCCAGCTGTACACACAGCTGTTGTTCTATCAGCACATTTTCGACCTGGACAAGGCCATCGACAAGTTACCCGAGAAGCAGAGGG CGGGACCCCGCGGCACGAAGAAAGACTACATCAAAGATTACCACTTTCTGAAGACGGTGGCGGACAAGAGACTTAAGTATAACGGCTACTCAGAGGTCAACCTGAATAAGCTGTTTGAAGGTCTGTACGTGCTCAAGTAG
- the LOC136423136 gene encoding homocysteine S-methyltransferase YbgG-like, whose translation MTMTTETKVLDGGLATELDFAGFDINDDPLWSARLLATNSAAIKQVHKSFLTAGSDVIITSTYQASVPGFQEYLGVSVEEAHKLMDHGVRIAKQACQEFCKEQDIGDSPDRRNPLAAGSVGPYGACLHDASEYTGEYVDSMSIEELQRWHRPRLGQLITSGADMVAIETIPALKEAAALVQLLREFPNTRAWVTFSCKDGLHTCHGESFPEALAAVLKSPQVFAAGANCCPPEHVAPLLQKARELCKDPAKFFIAYPNSGEKWAAGTGWHGKADCRPLSSYVPEWLDLGARWIGGCCRTRPDDIKDIRSSIEQWKKTTG comes from the exons ATGACCATGACTACGGAGACCAAAGTTTTAGATGGAGGACTTGCAACGGAGCTGGACTTTGCAGGTTTTGATATAAAC GATGATCCTCTTTGGAGTGCCAGACTGCTGGCCACAAACTCTGCTGCTATCAAACAAGTCCACAAAAG tttTCTGACCGCTGGGTCTGATGTCATCATCACTTCTACTTACCAG GCCAGTGTTCCTGGGTTCCAGGAGTACCTGGGTGTGTCTGTGGAGGAAGCACACAAACTCATGGACCACGGAGTCAGGATAGCCAAACAGGCCTGTCAGGAGTTCTGCAAGGAGCAGGATATCGGAGACTCTCCAG ACAGAAGAAACCCCCTGGCTGCAGGCTCAGTTGGGCCCTATGGAGCCTGTCTACATGATGCATCTGAGTATACAGGAGAATACGTGGATAGTATGTCAATAGAG GAATTACAGAGGTGGCACAGACCCAGACTAGGACAGCTCATCACCAGTGGTGCAGACATGGTTGCCATAGAAACAATCCCCGCCCTAAAGGAGGCCGCTGCTCTGGTCCAGCTACTCAGGGAGTTCCCCAACACTCGAGCATGGGTCACGTTCTCATGCAAG GATGGGTTACACACCTGCCATGGTGAGAGTTTCCCAGAGGCCCTCGCAGCTGTCCTGAAGTCCCCGCAGGTGTTCGCAGCCGGCGCTAACTGCTGCCCGCCGGAGCACGTGGCTCCCCTGCTGCAGAAGGCGCGGGAACTCTGCAAGGATCCCGCAAAATTCTTCATCGCTTATCCCAACAGTGGGGAAAAGTGGGCGGCAGGAACAGG CTGGCATGGAAAGGCTGACTGCCGCCCCCTGAGTAGCTATGTTCCTGAGTGGTTAGATCTGGGAGCCAGGTGGATAG GAGGGTGTTGTAGGACCAGACCTGATGACATCAAGGACATCAGGAGTTCCATAGAACAATGGAAAAAGACCACTGGATAG
- the LOC136422834 gene encoding uncharacterized protein — MCGGDGCCRFRCGCVHCLGWALIVLGSVGAILAVVLDALYAQYFFAPITMINGPLWGGVFVIITGGLAVCSGKNPNQKGKMVAVVVMSIFATMAAICVWVLALLGLLIDGPQCEYYRRGPDSWFSWSSYDHWGVPPDSWKDINCSPAYALHALLIVIGLLEVALSLAVSIMSCCGTCCAPRDDTQGAVYRTDGQQVIIIQGGAGPGQPSPQPGQKPYPVQQMPAQQQLYHGQQPLYPGQPSPGQQPSYQIQPVGPGQQPYPIQPSPGQQPYPVQPSPGQQPYPVQQQVLYPV; from the exons ATGTGCGGCGGGGACGGTTGCTGCCGGTTCCGCTGCGGATGTGTTCACTGCCTGGGCTGGGCCCTGATCGTGCTCGGTAGCGTCGGCGCCATCCTGGCCGTGGTTCTGGACGCCTTGTACGCTCAGTACTTCTTTGCACCCATCACCATGATCAATGGACCGCTCTGGGGCGGCGTTTTC GTGATAATAACTGGGGGCCTTGCCGTCTGTAGCGGAAAAAATCCTAACCAAAAGGGCAAG ATGGTTGCCGTTGTAGTTATGAGTATTTTCGCCACCATGGCCGCCATATGTGTGTGGGTGTTGGCCTTGCTCGGCTTGCTCATAGATGGACCTCAGTGTGAATACTACCGCAGGGGACCGGACAGCTGGTTTAGCTGGAGCTCTTACGA CCACTGGGGGGTTCCGCCTGACAGCTGGAAGGACATCAACTGTTCACCAGCTTACGCACTGCATGCCCTGCTGATCGTTATCGGACTGCTAGAGGTCGCTTTATCCCTGGCCGTGTCCATCATGAGCTGCTGTGGGACCTGCTGTGCCCCCCGAGATGACACCCAG GGTGCCGTGTACAGGACAGATGGGCAGCAGGTTATCATCATACAGGGTGGAG CCGGTCCGGGTCAGCCATCTCCACAGCCCGGACAGAAGCCCTACCCGGTACAGCAAATGCCtgcacagcagcagctgtacCATGGACAGCAACCACTCTACCCGGGACAGCCGTCTCCGGGACAGCAGCCATCTTACCAGATACAGCCAGTCGGCCCCGGGCAACAGCCATACCCGATACAGCCATCCCCCGGGCAACAGCCATACCCGGTACAGCCATCCCCCGGGCAACAGCCGTACCCGGTACAGCAACAGGTACTGTACCCGGTATAG
- the LOC136422835 gene encoding emopamil-binding protein-like — MADSAELFSQLVAFLLFVSFLQFVGGLVLAQIFGRGVSRVDKWVLVWLFYDATVHFTFEGPFVYFSLVGTVAKSDSLLTEVWKEYGKADSRWLHSDPTIVSLEILTVVLDGLLCLVAVYAICKDKHYRHFVQITLCVCELYGGWMTFCPEWLTGNPSLDTSNALYLWIYLVFFNGLWVVVPGLLMLQSWGELRDLHRGQKTAKRK; from the exons ATGGCGGACTCTGCAGAACTTTTCTCCCAACTTGTTGCTTTCTTGCTGTTCGTCTCGTTCTTGCAGTTCGTGGGCGGCCTAGTTTTGGCGCAGATTTTCGGCAGAGGAGTTTCCAGGGTGGACAAATGGGTGCTCGTGTGGCTGTTCTATGACGCTACCGTCCATTTTACCTTC GAAGGACCATTTGTGTACTTCTCACTTGTCGGAACTGTGGCGAAATCAGACAGCCTGCTGACGGAAGTGT GGAAGGAGTACGGTAAGGCCGACTCCCGCTGGCTGCACTCTGACCCCACCATCGTGTCGCTGGAGATCCTGACGGTCGTGTTAGACGGACTCCTGTGTCTGGTGGCTGTCTACGCCATCTGCAAGGACAAACACTACAG GCACTTTGTCCAGATCACTCTGTGTGTCTGCGAGTTGTATGGAG GTTGGATGACGTTCTGCCCTGAATGGCTGACAGGCAACCCCAGTCTGGACACCAGTAACGCCCTGTACCTGTGGATCTACCTGGTGTTCTTTAACGgcctgtgggtggtggtgccCGGGCTACTGATGCTTCAGTCATGGGGGGAACTCAGGGACCTACACAGGGGGCAGAAAACAGCCAAGCGGAAATAG